One window of Rutidosis leptorrhynchoides isolate AG116_Rl617_1_P2 unplaced genomic scaffold, CSIRO_AGI_Rlap_v1 contig393, whole genome shotgun sequence genomic DNA carries:
- the LOC139883416 gene encoding uncharacterized protein, with protein MAPPLVGEALALFTEGISMTLSRWTALQLAVENKWGGRDSRQKAEKLASDILSWFTRSREPLYIDDLEIILEEAMDSLNTTVDDGSVTEVAENLLVMHGESLEGNYQSITNLRAASQKRASCTKQSVNADKDDSDTVGDEAMGDDGSSDMMIDLPESQPKPPSNSVEEVKEADPDGWVKVSSRNKTKKKK; from the exons ATGGCACCGCCACTGGTAGGAGAGGCACTTGCACTGTTCACAGAGGGCATATCGATGACACTTTCACGATGGACGGCACTGCAATTGGCTGTCGAGAACAAGTGGGGCGGTCGCGACTCTCGCCAAAAGGCTGAGAAGCTCGCCTCGGACATTCTCTCCTGGTTCACTCGGTCTCGAG AACCGCTATACATTGATGATTTAGAGATCATTCTTGAGGAAGCCATGGATTCTCTCAATACCACTGTCGATGATGGCAGTGTCACTGAG GTTGCTGAAAATTTGTTGGTTATGCATGGAGAAAGTTTGGAAGGCAATTACCAATCTATTACGAATTTGAGAGCAGCATCTCAAAAAAGAGCTTCTTGCACTAAacag TCTGTAAATGCTGATAAAGATGATAGTGACACTGTCGGTGATGAGGCTATGGGGGATGATGGCTCCTCAGATATGATGATAGATTTGCCAGAATCTCAACCGAAACCTCCGTCCAACTCAGTAGAAGAGGTAAAAGAAGCTGATCCTGATGGCTGGGTGAAAGTGTCTAGTCGGAATAAGACTAAAAAGAAGAAATAG